A single Eubalaena glacialis isolate mEubGla1 chromosome 18, mEubGla1.1.hap2.+ XY, whole genome shotgun sequence DNA region contains:
- the LOC133077578 gene encoding zinc finger protein 211-like: MAAPALRDPAQGSVTFEDVAVYFSWEEWCLLDEVQIHLYLDVMLENFAVVCMLGSWHRVEDEETPSEQSVSAQRVSQISTPSAGSSPEKAQPCKMCIPVLRDILHLAEEQGTNRGQKAYTCGACGKQFYFTANLQEHQKQHIREKPFSCDMGRPTFLKSCTIHATGNLSTYMEIGNNYVAKIGLQKQVTNTRKKLNNSKECEAVFDSGKSHHSWGEGNKFSSHTEILIQDERVLTTEGFCECSNCGKAYTQRSNHSQHQKVHTGERPYECSQCGKFFTHKSSFLTHQRVHSGERPYECSECGKSFTTRSGLYYHRRVHTGERPYECSECGKSFSNRSILCNHQRVHSGEKPFECSECGKFFSRNGHLSAHKKVHTGEKPYECNKCGKSFTAKTSLHYHQRVHSGEKPYECSQCGKSFTTSSGFYYHQRVHSGERPYECSECGKSFTTSSGLYYHQRVHSGERPYECSECGKSFTTSSGLYYHQRVHSGERPYECSECGKCFTGSSSLHRHQRVHSGERPYECSACGKCFSIISDLYVHQRIHTGERPYQCNECGKCFTDGSSLRRHQRVHTGERPYECTECGKSFSRRQLLHIHRKIHTGEKLY, from the coding sequence GTTCTTGGCACCGGGTTGAGGATGAAGAGACACCTTCTGAACAGAGCGTATCTGCACAAAGAGTGTCACAGATCAGTACTCCCAGTGCAGGTTCATCTCCTGAGAAGGCCCAGCCCTGTAAGATGTGCATCCCAGTCTTGAGAGACATTTTGCACTTGGCTGAAGAGCAAGGAACAAATAGGGGGCAGAAAGCATACACATGTGGGGCATGTGGGAAACAGTTCTATTTCACTGCAAACCTTCAAGAGCACCAGAAGCAGCACATTAGAGAGAAACCCTTCAGCTGTGATATGGGGAGACCCACATTTTTGAAAAGCTGCACAATCCATGCAACAGGGAATCTCTCTACCTACATGGAGATTGGGAACAACTACGTGGCCAAAATTGGACTTCAGAAACAGGTCACTAATACCAGGAAGAAACTGAACAACAGTAAGGAGTGTGAAGCTGTTTTTGACAGTGGGAAAAGTCATCACAGCTGGGGAGAAGGCAACAAATTCTCCAGCCACACAGAAATACTTATTCAGGATGAGAGAGTCCTCACTACCGAAGGGTTTTGTGAATGCAGCAACTGTGGGAAAGCCTACACCCAAAGAAGTAACCATAGTCAGCACCAGaaagttcacactggagaaaggccttatgaatGCAGCCAATGTGGAAAATTTTTTACCCACAAATCTAGTTTCCTTACACATCAGAGAGTTCACAGTGgggaaaggccttatgagtgcagtgaatgtggaaaaTCTTTTACTACTAGGTCTGGCCTCTATTATCATAGgagagttcacactggagaaaggccttatgagtgcagtgaatgtgggaaatcttttagTAATAGGTCGATCCTTTGTAATCATCAGAGagttcacagtggagaaaagccttttgagtgcagtgaatgtgggaaattctTTAGCCGAAACGGACACCTCAGTGCCCATAAGAAAGTTCATACTGGAGAAAAGCCTTATGAATGCAATAAATGTGGAAAATCTTTTACTGCTAAGACGAGCCTTCATTACCATCAGAGagttcacagtggagaaaagccTTATGAGTGTAGTcaatgtgggaaatcttttacTACTAGCTCTGGTTTCTATTATCATCAGAGAGTTCAcagtggagaaaggccttatgagtgcagtgaatgtgggaaatcttttacTACTAGTTCTGGTCTCTATTATCATCAGAGAGTTCAcagtggagaaaggccttatgagtgcagtgaatgtgggaaatcttttacTACTAGTTCTGGTCTCTATTATCATCAGAGAGTTCAcagtggagaaaggccttatgagtgcagtgaatgtgggaagtgTTTTACTGGTAGCTCAAGCCTTCATCGTCATCAGAGAGTTCACAGTGGAGAAAGACCTTATGAGTGCAGTGCATGTGGGAAATGTTTTAGTATTATATCTGATCTTTATgttcatcagagaattcacacaggagaaaggccttatcagtgcaatgaatgtgggaaatGTTTTACTGATGGGTCAAGCCTTCGTCGTCATCagagagttcacactggagaaaggccttatgagtgcactGAATGTGGAAAATCCTTTAGCCGAAGACAGCTCCTCCATATCCATAGGAAAATCCACACTGGAGAAAAGCTTTATTAG